In Bacillus spongiae, the DNA window GTTTGCTTTTCAAGATGCAATTATTGCCTTTTCTAAAAAAACAGAAATTGAAACTTTGCTGCAAAAGATTACAGCCTATCCTGAAGAGGAACAAAAGGAAAAGATAGAAAAGTTCTTTGTTCAATTTGAGGCAGCGAGGTGGTATGTAGGGGAAGCTGAAAAAAGAAATGATCAATATTTAATGATGCATACAGTATCTTCCCTTGTATTGTTTGGTGGAAGATTAATATTAGCACATAACAAAGTGTTTTATCCGTATCATAAGTGGTTTATGCGTGTACTTGAAGACGTGGAAAATAAGCCAGATCAGTTTATGGAATTAACGAAGAAGTTGCTTTCTTCACCAAATAAACAAAATGCGGAAGCATTTTGTCAAAGCATCCTTCAGTTTGCAGATTGGCCTGAAATAAAAGAAGGCTGGCCTAATCGATTTCTAACAGAAACTGAATGGAGTTGGATGGACGGTCGTACCCCTGTGACCGATTTATAAAAAAACCGCCGATGGTTCTGCACCCCAAAAGTTAGA includes these proteins:
- a CDS encoding nucleotidyltransferase domain-containing protein — protein: MEEEILFEHHKKVVNALTKQFIDDPNILALLIGGSVAKGYASENSDVDIMLVTTDEEFEKRKAKNDLFYWSDDVCEYEGGFVDGKITSLSFLRDVADKGSEPARFAFQDAIIAFSKKTEIETLLQKITAYPEEEQKEKIEKFFVQFEAARWYVGEAEKRNDQYLMMHTVSSLVLFGGRLILAHNKVFYPYHKWFMRVLEDVENKPDQFMELTKKLLSSPNKQNAEAFCQSILQFADWPEIKEGWPNRFLTETEWSWMDGRTPVTDL